The DNA region CGCCCCCAACGCGATCCCGCAGTCCGGCCAGGTGCGGGGAACCGTCCGGATGCTCGACCGCGACGTCTGGGCCGACGCCGAGAAGCTCGTCCGGCGGCTGGTCGAGGAGATCGTCGCTCCGACCGGCGCCGTGGCCGAGGTGAACTACCAACGCGGGGTACCGCCGGTGATCAACGAGTCACGGTCCACTGCACTGATCCGGGACGCGGTGCGGGCCTCGCTCGGCCCGCAGGGACTGGTGGGCACCCCGCAGAGCCTCGGCGGCGAGGACTTCGGGTGGTACCTCGACACCGTGCCCGGCGCGCTGGCCCGGCTCGGCGTGCGCGGCGGTCGCGAACCGGGCGACCAGCACGATCTGCACCAGGGCGACTTCGACGTCGACGAGCGCGCGATCGCCATCGGGGTCCGGCTGATGTCGACCCTCGCCCTGATCTCCCTCTCCGGCTGACGGGCGGTCAGTTGCCGATCGACCGGCAGGGGCGGGACTGCAGCGCGGCGACATAGTCATCCGGTGCACCGGCCCGCTCGGCGGCCTCGGCCATCATGCCGAGATAGCGCGCCGAGGGCAGGCCGCCTTCGTATCCGTCCAGGACGTAGACCCAGGCGAGGACGTCGGCGTCGAGCGCGTGCACCCGCAGCGAGATCTTGCGGTAGATCCCGTTGTCCGCGCTCTCCCAGTGGTCGAGGGAGGCCTCGTCCTTGGCGGTGACGTCGTAGATCGCCACGAAGACGCTCTCGAGTGGATCCTCCACGACGGTGGCCAGGGCGCCCTCCCAGCCGAATTCCTCGCCGCCGAAGGTCAACCGCCAGCCGACGATCCACCCGGTGCCCGCGACCGGCGAATGGGGACACCGGGACAGCATCTGCGCCGGGTCCATGTTGGACCCGTATGCGGCGTAGAGCGTCATGGGGGAGAGCCTAGTGGCCGTGCGCACCCCGGTCGTGGGTGACAATGGGGTCAGGCGAACGATCGGAAGGACACCGTGCCACGCATCGTGATCGTCGGCGGGGGCCCGGCCGGCTACGAGGCGGCCCTGGTCGCCGCGCAGCTCGACGCCGAGGTCACGATCGTCGAGCAGAACGGCCTGGGCGGGGCCTGCGTCCTCTACGACTGCGTTCCGTCGAAGACCTTCATCGCCACCAGCGAGACGATGAATTCCTTCCGCGACGCCGCCGCGCTCGGAGTGCGTGCGGTCGATCCGGAGGCCCTCAGCGTCGACGCTCCCGTCGTCCACGGTCGGGTGAAGCGGCTCGCCCAGGCCCAGTCCCACGACGTGCACGATCGGTTGATCCGCGAGGGCGTGCGGGTGCTCATCGGTACGGCGCGGTTCGTCGACATCGACGACGGGCGCACCCATGTCCTCCACGCGCTGACCGAGGACGGTCCGCAGCGGCTGGAGGCCGACATCGTCCTGGTCGCGACCGGAGCCACCCCGCGCATCGTTCCGGGCGCCGTGCCCGACGGGGAGCGGATCCTGACGTGGCGGCAGATCTATGACCTGCCCCAGCTTCCCGAGCGGCTCGTCGTCGTGGGCTCCGGGGTCACCGGCGCCGAGTTCGCCAGTGCCTACACGGAGATGGGCGTCGACGTCACCCTGGTCTCCAGCCGCGACCGCGTTCTGCCCGGTGAGGACTCCGAGGCGGCGGCTCTGCTCGAGGAGGTCTTCACCAAGCGCGGCATGCAGATCGTCAAGGGCGCCCGGGCGTCCGGGGTCCGCCGTACGCCCGGTGGAGTCGTCGTCGAACTCGACGACGGCCGCAGTGTCGACGGCAGCCACGCGTTGATGACCGTGGGCTCGGTGCCCAACACCGGAGATCTCGGGCTGGAGCAGGCCGGCGTCGAGGTGAGCTCACGCGGGTTCGTGCCGGTCGACCGGGTGTCCCGCACCAACATCCCGGGCGTCTACGCCGCCGGCGACTGCACCGGGCTGCTGATGCTCGCCTCGGTGGCCGCGATGCAGGGGCGGATCGCGATGTGGCACGCGCTCGGTGAGGCCGTCACACCCCTGAAGCTCAAGACCGTGTCGGCCAACGTGTTCACCCACCCGGAGATCGCGACCGTCGGCATCCGGCAGCGGGCGATCGAAACGGGTGAGGTTGCCGCGCGCGCGGTCACCTTCCCGCTGGCCACCAACGCCCGGGCGAAGATGCAGGGGCTCACCGAGGGCTTCGTGAAGCTCTTCTGCCGACCGGCCACCGGCGTCATCGTCGGCGGCGTCGTGGTGGCGCCGGCCGCATCGGAACTGATCCTGCCGATCACGGTCGCCGTACAGAACAACCTGTCCGTGTATCAGCTCGCGCAGACCTTCGCCGTCTACCCGTCGCTGACCGGGTCGATCACCGAGGCGGCACGGCAGCTGATGGAGCACGACGACCTCGACTGAGCCGCTCTCAGTCGTCGCGGCGCGGCGGCTTGGGCAGGCCGTGCTGACGCAGCCGACGGTCCCGCAGTTCGTCGCCGTACGCCGCGGCCACGAACAGCGCGCCACAGACGACCAGCGCGGCGGTCAGGGCGCGGATCTCGAGTGGGCCGGGGAGACACATGATGGCGACAACCGGCGCGGTGATCTGCACGCACACCCGCAGGAGTTCACGTAACCGCCAGTCGGCGTCGGTGAGGTCGTGCCGCACCCACCCATGCAGGCGCGGGGGGAGTCGGCCGCCGAACGTGTACCGCAACCACTGCAGCGGGTTGGGTCGCTGCGTCAAGTCAGTCGGCGATCTCGCAGATCACCGTGCCGCTGGAGACGACGTCACCGACCGCCGCCTCGAGCTTCTTCACGGTGCCGGCCTTGTGTGCGGACAGGGGCTGCTCCATCTTCATCGCTTCGAGGACCACGACAAGCTCGCCCTCGGCCACCGTGTCGCCTTCGGTCACCGCGACCTTGACGATGGTGCCCTGCATCGGACTGGTCAGCGCGTCGCCGCCGGCCGCTGACGAGCCGTGGCTCGACCGGCGCCGCTTCGCCTTCGGGCCGCTCCGATCGGAGGGCGCCGCGAGGTCGGCCGGGACGCTCACCTCCAGCCGCTTGCCGTTGACCTCCACGACGACGGTGTCCCGGGCGGCGGGTTCGTCGGCCTCGGCGACGGGACCGGCGAAAGGCGGGATCTGCTGGTCGAACTCGGTCTCGATCCACCGGGTGTGCACCCGGAACGGCTCGTCGGTGAACGCCGGGTCGCGCACCACCGCCCGGTGGAAGGGCAGCGCGGTGGCCATGCCCTCGACCGCCATTTCGTCCAGCGCCCGGCGGGCGCGGGCGAGCGCCTCGGCGCGGGACTCGCCGACCACGATGAGCTTCGCCAGCAACGAGTCGAACGCGCCGCCGATCACCGATCCGGTTTCGACGCCGGAGTCGACCCGTACGCCGGGCCCGCCGGGCTCGACGTAACGGCTGATGGCGCCCGGCGCCGGGAGAAACCCGCGGCCCGGGTCCTCGCCGTTGATGCGGAACTCGATCGCGTG from Mycobacteriales bacterium includes:
- a CDS encoding DUF5313 family protein, translated to MTQRPNPLQWLRYTFGGRLPPRLHGWVRHDLTDADWRLRELLRVCVQITAPVVAIMCLPGPLEIRALTAALVVCGALFVAAAYGDELRDRRLRQHGLPKPPRRDD
- a CDS encoding NAD(P)H-quinone dehydrogenase; the encoded protein is MPRIVIVGGGPAGYEAALVAAQLDAEVTIVEQNGLGGACVLYDCVPSKTFIATSETMNSFRDAAALGVRAVDPEALSVDAPVVHGRVKRLAQAQSHDVHDRLIREGVRVLIGTARFVDIDDGRTHVLHALTEDGPQRLEADIVLVATGATPRIVPGAVPDGERILTWRQIYDLPQLPERLVVVGSGVTGAEFASAYTEMGVDVTLVSSRDRVLPGEDSEAAALLEEVFTKRGMQIVKGARASGVRRTPGGVVVELDDGRSVDGSHALMTVGSVPNTGDLGLEQAGVEVSSRGFVPVDRVSRTNIPGVYAAGDCTGLLMLASVAAMQGRIAMWHALGEAVTPLKLKTVSANVFTHPEIATVGIRQRAIETGEVAARAVTFPLATNARAKMQGLTEGFVKLFCRPATGVIVGGVVVAPAASELILPITVAVQNNLSVYQLAQTFAVYPSLTGSITEAARQLMEHDDLD
- a CDS encoding gamma-glutamylcyclotransferase, with the protein product MTLYAAYGSNMDPAQMLSRCPHSPVAGTGWIVGWRLTFGGEEFGWEGALATVVEDPLESVFVAIYDVTAKDEASLDHWESADNGIYRKISLRVHALDADVLAWVYVLDGYEGGLPSARYLGMMAEAAERAGAPDDYVAALQSRPCRSIGN